In bacterium, the sequence TCTATCATAAAAAAAATTTCATGTCAAGAAAAGCGTATGTAGACTCTAGATTTTTTTGGATCCGTAACCGCTGCCAATGGCAGAGAAGGGGAGGTCTAGTTCCAGTTTCGGCACCAGCTTGGCGATCCAGGCGGTAAAGGTGTTGCTGTTGGGACCTGGAAAGGCCTTGTATTTCGTTTTCCATGGGTAAGCACGGGCAGCCTTGTCGACGGCATCAATCAGTTCGTCTACTCCCGTTCCTCTATGCTCTTTGAGAATCCGTGGTTTCTCGCCATACCAGTAGCGGTCGGGGACGTCCTGGGTAATCCTCAGGACCGGCTGGCCGTGATAACCGCGCCAACCGACCACGTCATACACCGTGTAAGAGGCTTCGCCGGTCCGCTTGGCTGCGATCCAGGTGTGAATGGCAAACCAGCCACGCCAGCCCCAGGCCTTGGCACCGTAGACGTGAAGAACCGCTTCTTTTGTCACGGCAGGGTCGGGTGCGATCCCAGCAGGTTCGCGGCTGGCGGTGCGCCAGTCTTTACCAGAAGAACAGTTCGACAACATCAATCCCATCAGGACAAAAGCCGGCAGTAGTTTCAAGATTTTCATAAATATATGCTTCACGAAATCACCGTGCAAATCTTAGCAATAAGCAGCTCCAAAGCCAGCTTTTGGGGAACTTTACCTGTTTTTATAGACACCTCTGTTTCAAACAAATTCTTAATATCTGCTATTAGCTCTTCTTTTTGAAATTTCAGACTTTGCTGGGCTATTCTGAATATTACATAAGGATGCTGTCCTGAGAGTTTTTGGGAAGCAGAGCTATATGTTTTCTGATCATAGTATCCTCTTTTAACTATATCAAGAGGAATGTCTCCTTTTTCAATAAATATCTTAATCTGCAACAACAGCCTGATTCTTTTTGTCAGCATAGGCACAACACTATAGCCAGTGTTTTGGGTACGAGAGAATTCCTCAAGAAGTTTTAAGGCTCTTGGAAGGTTTTTCTCCGCAACTGCCTCAGACATAGCAAACGGCGCATATTCTATTGATTCGGGGACAAGTGTATTTATATCTTCCTCTGTAATATTATCTTTGCCATTGCAATAAAGCTCTAATTTATCTAGTTCATTTATTATTTGTCTGAGATTTACTCCGGTAAAAGACAGCAGATATTCAAAGGCAATTGGAGAGAGCTGTTTGCCTCTCTTCTTTAGTTTTAGCTGTGCAAATTCATATAGTTGATTTCTGTCTGTTTTTTTGTTTTCCTTGAAAGAAGAAAATTCAATTATTTCTCCAATTTTTTTATCCGCTTGTTCAGCAGTTAAAATTACATAGGTATTAGCGGGTATGTCATGTTCTATCGTTTCATCAAATCCTTCAGAATTATTCCCGAGTAGATTTTCACAATCTTTAATCCAGACAACGCGTTTAAGCCCGAGTAAAGAAGGAGTTTTTATTGCAGACATAATGCTCTTTATATCTGTGTCGTTGGCATGTATTATCTCCAGTCCGAACTCTTTTTTATCTTCAGGTAAGACCATGTTGATAATCTTCTTAGCAGTATCCTCTACCAGATAATTCTCTCCGCCAAAAATCAGGAATAACTTAGGGATATCCCCGTTTTTTATTTTTTTGATCAGATTGGATTGTTTACTTAGTCTATTTTCTAACACTTTCAACCTTTCTGGTATATCCAGTGCCTCTTGAGGAGAAAATTTCACACATCACATGACATGCAAGATAATGCTCTTTACCTATCTGTTTTAACTCAGGAACCTGGCTTTCACATCTATTTTTGGCAATTTTGCATCTTGGATAAAAACTGCATCCTGAAGAGGGGAGTGATGAAGATGAGATTTTAGGGATAGTCGCTGTGCGAAGCAAAACATTTGTATAAGGATGCAGCGGCCTTTTGAATATTTCATCACATGGACCTTGTTCTACTATTTTACCAAGATACATTACGCACACACGATGGCTTATATACTTGATTATGTTTAAGTCATGTGAAATAAAGAGCATAGAAAGGCTGAAGTCAGACTGTAGTTGACTCAG encodes:
- the holA gene encoding DNA polymerase III subunit delta; this translates as MKFSPQEALDIPERLKVLENRLSKQSNLIKKIKNGDIPKLFLIFGGENYLVEDTAKKIINMVLPEDKKEFGLEIIHANDTDIKSIMSAIKTPSLLGLKRVVWIKDCENLLGNNSEGFDETIEHDIPANTYVILTAEQADKKIGEIIEFSSFKENKKTDRNQLYEFAQLKLKKRGKQLSPIAFEYLLSFTGVNLRQIINELDKLELYCNGKDNITEEDINTLVPESIEYAPFAMSEAVAEKNLPRALKLLEEFSRTQNTGYSVVPMLTKRIRLLLQIKIFIEKGDIPLDIVKRGYYDQKTYSSASQKLSGQHPYVIFRIAQQSLKFQKEELIADIKNLFETEVSIKTGKVPQKLALELLIAKICTVIS
- a CDS encoding DUF3750 domain-containing protein, with translation MKILKLLPAFVLMGLMLSNCSSGKDWRTASREPAGIAPDPAVTKEAVLHVYGAKAWGWRGWFAIHTWIAAKRTGEASYTVYDVVGWRGYHGQPVLRITQDVPDRYWYGEKPRILKEHRGTGVDELIDAVDKAARAYPWKTKYKAFPGPNSNTFTAWIAKLVPKLELDLPFSAIGSGYGSKKI